In the Sandaracinus amylolyticus genome, CGATCGACACCCGCTCGCGCGCCGCGATCGGCTGTCGCGTCAGCCGCTGACGGAAGCGCTCGAGCATCGAGTCCATGCGATCGACCGCGACCACGTCGATGCCCTCGCGCGCGATCGCGATCGCCACGCGCCCGCTGCCCGCGCCGAGCTCGAGCACCGGCCCGCCGATCTCGCGCGCCATCTCGACGTAGAAGCGCACGTCGTGCTTCCGCCGCGCGTAGGTGTGGTCGTACAGACGCGCGTCGACGTAGTGCGACTCCGACCCGTGTCGCAGCGCGTGCTCGCTCGGCCCTTCGCGCTTCATTCGTCCGCCAGCTTCAAGAGGTCCGGCACGTCGGTGAGCACGCGCCCCGGCACCATGCGCTCCACGCGCCAGCGCTCGCCCCCGTCGGAGCCAGCAACGCGTACCACCTCGAACTCCACCTCGCGACGATACGGCTGGCTCATCACGTCGTATCCCGCGATGCCGCGCAGCGCGATGCGCTGATCCGGCTCGAGCGTGTCCGACTGCTGGAAGAACATCGTGAGCGGCGCGCCCGCCAGCGCGAGCCACGCCTCGCGCGCCATCTCGCGCTCCTGCGCGTCGAGCTGCGCATCGCGGGCGCGCTTCTCGTGCACCCGCGCCCGCGCGTCGCCCACCGCGATGCGCTCGGCCGCCTCCCACTCGCGACGTCGCCACGCGTCGTAGAACGACTCCGCGACCGCCTCCGGCGTGCGATCGTCGATGTGCAGCTCCGCGACCTGCGGTCGCTGCGCCGTCTCCACCGGCGCCTGCTCCGCGCGATCCCGCGCCACCATCCACGCGAGCACGCCGATCACGATCATCGAGCTCGACGCGGCGAGCACGATCGGCGTCGGCAGTCGATCGCGCTTCACGCGCTCCTCCGCGCGAGCAGCACGTCGACGATCTCCGCGAAGCCGCGCCCCCGCGCCTCACGCGCGACGAAGCGCGGCGCGACCGGGAGCGCGTGCAGATGATCCCGCACGTTCGCGACGCCCGCGGTGTGCGCGAAGAACCCGAACGCCGCCGCGTCGTTCCCCGAGTCCCCGACGAACAAGAAGCGCTCGCGCAGCCGGGCCTCGTCGATGCCGAGCACGTCGGTCACGGCACGCACCGTCCCGCACGCCTTGTCCCACGCGCCCGGCATCGCGTGCGCGTGCACCGTCGACACCACCGCGCGCGCTCCACACGCCTCGATGATCTCCACGAGCCGCGCGACCCGATCACGCGAGAGGCTCACCGTCTCGCCCACGTCGAACGCGAGATCACACCGGCGCAGCGGCTGATCGTCGGCCTCGCGCAGGTCCGGCATCTCCTCGCGCACCCGCGCCCGAACGCGCCCGAGCACCTCGTCGCCCGCACCCTCGACGTCGAACCACCCACGCCGCGCGATGCGCCCCTCGCGCCAGATCCACCCCGCGCCGTTCTCGCCGACCGCGAGATCGATCGGCCACATGAGCGCGACCGACTCCATCCACCCGAGCGGCCTGCCCGTCACCGCGATCCGCGCGAGCCCCGCATCGCGCAGCCGGAAGAGCGCCGCGTACGCCTCCTGCTCGACGACCCCGCCCTTCGTGAGCGTGTCGTCGACGTCGAACACCACGCCCTCGATCGCCCGCGCGCTCTCCGCGCTCAGCTCCTCGATCGCTCGCATCACGTCACCCGGAAGAACGCGGCCTTGAGGTAGCGCCCTTCCGCGAACGCCGCGGGCACCGGATGATCGGCGCCCTGCTCGCCCATGTGCAGCAGCGTCAGATCGCGCCCCGCGTCACGCGCGCCCATCGTCGCCACGCGCACCAGCTCGTCGGGCGTCATCGCGGCCGAGCACGAGCAGCTCACGAGGAGTCCGTCCTTCTCGGTCACGCGCGCCGCGTCGGCGTTGAGCCGTCGATAGGCACCGCGCGCACGCTCGAGGTGCTTCACCGTCGGCGCGAGCTTGGGCGGATCGAGCACCACGAGATCGAAGCGCTCCTTCTTCCGCGCGAGCTCCTCCATCCGATGCCGCGCATCCGCGCGCTCGAACGTGATCCGATCGCTCATCCCGTGGTGATGCGCGAGCCGCGACGCGGTCGCGATCGCGACCGCCGAGCTGTCGACCGCAGTCACGCTCTTCGCACCGCCGCGCGCCGCGAACATCGCGAACGCGCCGACGAAGCTGTAGAGGTCGAGCACGCGCGCGCCGTTCGCGAGCTTCTCCACCATCGCGCGGTTGTCGCGCTGATCGAAGTAGAACCCGGTCTTCTGGGTGATCGTCGGCTCGAGCGAGATGTCGAGCCCGCGCTCGCGCAGCTCGAGCGCGCTGGGATCGGGCCCGCGCACCACGCCGGTCGTCGCCTCGAACCCCTCGCGCTGCGCGGCCTTCTCGCTCGCGACCTCGATGACGGTCTTCACCTTCGCGACGCGCGCGACGTGCGCGAACACGTCCTGCTCGCGCAGCTTCATCCCGATGGTGAGCAGCTGCACCGTCGCGACGTTCCCGAGCACGTCGACGATCAGCCCCGGCAGCCCATCGCCCTCCGAGTGCACGAGCCGATAGCCCGTCGTCTCCGCGCTCGGCAGCCCGAAGCGCGCACGCAGCGCCGCCGCGCGCTCCATCGCGCGCCCGATCGACGCACCGTCGAGCGGATCGTTCGCATCACGGGTGGCGATGCGCACCGGGATCGCCGACTTCGGCGACCAGTACCCGCGCCCCTGGAAGCGCCCCTCGGGGTCCACGACGTCGACGACGTCACCCGCGCTCGGCGCGCCGTCGACCCTCGCGATCGCCTGCGCGAAGACCCAGGGATGCCCAGCCCAAACCGGCTGAACCCGGCCTCGCGACAGCGTCACGGTCGTCACGCGCGCGACTCTAGTACATGGCCCGCGCGCTTGCCGCGGCCGCTGCACCCGGGTAGCTTGGGAACAGTTTCCCGGTAGTGGAGGACCACACGTGCCGAACCTCGGAATGGGCGAGCTGATCGTCATCCTGCTGATCGTGCTGCTCGTCTTCGGCGCGAGCCGTCTCCCGCAGATCGGCGAAGGTCTCGGCAAGGCGATCCGTGGCCTGAAGCGCGGCCTCAACAGCGACGACGACATCGAGGTCACCTCGAAGGACAAGCGCGTCGCGTCGAAGAGCGGCGCCGAGGAGATCGCGAAGGACGACGTCGCCGAGGCCGAGGTCGTCGAGCGCAAGCGCTGAGACGCGCGCTCAGTGGATCGTGCGCGGACGCGCCGCGCGGGCGCACGCTTCGCGCAGCTGATCGTGAAGCTCCGGTGAGCCCGCGATGTCGCGCGCGTCCTGCGCGTTGAGGTGCGGCACGACCGAGAGCGCCACGTCGAGCGGCGTGTACGGATTGCGCGCGAGCGCGAGACGCACCCCGTATCGCACCATCCATCGCGACGAGCGCGCGACCTCGCGCAGCACCTCGGGCACGATGGGCCGCTTCGCGCAGAGCCGCACCACGTCGGGCTCGGTGATCGCCGGGTTCGCGAGCACGATGCGGATCACGTCGGGATGCGGATCGCGCAGCACCCGCGCGAGGAGATCGCGATCACGACCGCGCGCGAGCGACTTGCGCTCCCCGAGCGTCATCGGTCGCCCGCGCCCGAAGTCCGGAACCGTCGCCGCGTCGTCGTCCGCGGCGCGTGCCCCCGGCTCCGGCCGCAATCTGCGCGCGGTGTCGACGTCACCACGTGCGATCGCGGCCTCGGCGATCGCGACGCGGAGCTCGTCGCACTCGCGCGCCGCCAGCGCGACGGAGACCAGGAGCATCACCCTCGCGGACGCGTCGTCCCGCATCTCCGCGCGCGCATCGATCTCCGCGATGACCGCGGCGCTCTCGTCGGGCCCGAGCCGCGCGAGCTCGTGCCGGAGGAACCCGACCGCGACGTCGCGATCCGCGATCCCCTCGACCACCCGCACCAGACGCCGCGCCTCGAGCCCGACCCTCATGCGCTCTCCGAGCGCGGGATCATACCCCGGACGAGCTACCTACCCGCATGGGTCATCCCCAGCCAGTGGGGCTTGACGCGTCGCGTCGACTCTGGCAACTGGAGAATATCCCCGTGAGTGTGACGCCTCAGCATCCGTCCGACCGCCCGACGCGCCCCCGCGTCATCAAGCGCTACGCGAACCGGAAGCTCTACGACACGCGCGACTCGCGCTACGTGACGCTTCAGCAGATCGCGGAGTACGTCCGTGGGGGCGAAGAGGTCTCCATCATCGACAACACGACGAAGGAGGACCTGACGAACGTCACCCTCGCTCAGATCGTGTACGAGGAGGAGCGCAAGAACGCGCCGGCCGGTGAGGACGCGCGTCGCGCGGGCTCGTCGTCGCCGAGCGTCGGCGCCCTCCGCACGCTCATCCAGCAGGGTGGCGAGCGGCTGATGTCGACCCTCTCGAGCACGGCCGTCGGCAAGCTGATCGGCCGTCGCGAGCCCGGCGCATCGCCGGAGGGCGAGCTCGAGGAGGCGGTCGCCGCACCGACCGCGAAGCCCGAACGCCCGGCCGAGAAGGAGAAGGCCGACGACGTCGCGGGGCGCAAGCTCCTCGTCGGCCCGAAGGAAGCGTGGGACGAGCTCCAGCGGCTCGCCGACGACCGCATCAAGTCGGTGCTCGGCGCGGCCGTCAGCCACGTCCACCAGCTCCAGGGCGAGGTGAAGCGCCTGCAGACGCGCATCGAGGAGCTCGAGCAGAAGCTCGTCCAGCTCAGCGCGCGCGAGGCGAAGCACGGCGACGCGCAGTCGGATCGCGTCGAGCGCGTCGTGAACGAGCGCGGGGACGAGCCCGAGGCCTGAGCGCCTCGTCGATCGCGCATCCCACATGTGGCGCCGCCCTGCCCCGAGCACGGCGGCGCTTTCGTTTCCGTCGCCACTCCAGGAAATCGGACTGAGATCGGTTCTCGCGGCCTTCCGTGCCCCGGTCGCATGGCTACCGTCGCGACCCACGACATTCCGGAGCCGAGTGGTCCGTACTCCGGAATGAGCCACGACGACCGGGGGTTCGGGATGCACGTCCCGATAGCCCCGGGCGGCTCGTGGCAACCGTGGGGCACCGGTTCGAGCGGTCCCGGGACGACCCGGACTGCAGGCCCCAGAAAGACTGCGATGGCCCTGAGCGACGACACCCCGAACCCCCTCCGTGACGAGTTCGCCAAGGAGGCGCTCGTCCACCTCGACTCGCTGTACGGCGCGGCCCTCCGGCTGACCCGCTCCGAGTCGGACGCGGAGGATCTGGTCCAGGATGCCTTCCTGAAGGCGTATCGCTTCTACGACCGTTTCGAGCCCGGCACGAACCTGCGCGCCTGGCTCCTCCGGGTGCTCACCAACACCTTCATCAACAAGTACCGGCGCAACACGCGCGAGCGGCGCGTGCTCGACGGTGACGAGGCCGAGCCCGTGGGCGACGGCGTGATGAGCCGCGCCGCGATGCGTGCGCTGACCGACCCGGTCGGCGACGCGATGCGGCCGCTCGTCGTGAAGGAGATCCAGAACGCGCTCGACGAGCTCAGTGACGAGCATCGCCTGATGATCGTCCTGGCCGACGTCGAGGAGCTCTCGTACAAAGAGATCGCCGACATCGTCGGCTGCCCGATCGGCACCGTCATGTCGCGTCTCCACCGCGCGCGGAAGCAGATGCAGCACAGGCTGGTCGACACGGCAGTGCAGATGGGGATCATCGACGACAAGGCCGAGGGCACCAGCGAGCCGATCTCGCTCGAGGCCTACCGCCGCGCGCGTGAGGTGGCTGGATGATCCCGTGTCGCGTCGTCCGCCGGCACCTCGACGCCCTGGTGGACGGCGAGCTGGATACGAGCGCCCAGGTGGAGTTCGACAGCCACCTGGCCAGCTGCCCCGTGTGCCGTGAGCACGCGGCGTTCGCGCGCTCGGTGAAGCAGACGATCAAGCAGGAGCTCGGGACCGTGAAGGCGCCCGAGCACTTGCGTCTGCGTGTGTTGACCGCGATCCAGTCGGCTCCGCCGCCGCAGGCCATCGCGCCTCGCCCCATCGACGTGCCGAGCGTCGACGAGAGCGCGAAGGCGCCGCGTGAGCCGCGCCGGCGGCGTGGGCTGCGCGTGTGGATGCTCCCGGCGCGATACGCGGTGCCCGCGGCCGCGGCGGCAGTGTTCTTCGTGGCGCTCGGCGCGCGCACCGACGACGGCGAGGCCGACGAGGCAGCGGTGGCGGCGACGGCGATGCCGCTCTTCGAAGACGTCGTGCGCCGACACTCGAGCGATCACCCCGCGGAGGTCGCCGGTCCGCCGCAGCAGGTCGTCGGGTGGTTCCGCGGCAAGCTCGAGTTCCCGGTGCGTCCCGTGGAGTTCGATCGCGCCGACGCGCGGCTGCTCGGTGCGCGCCTCTCGAACATCCGCGAGCGCGACGCCGCGGCGTTCTACTACGAGGTGCGCGGTCATCGCGTGACGGTCGTGGTGTTCGAGCCGCCACAGCGCGCGATGCCGATCCAGATCTTCCGGGGCGCGCAGCGCGTGAGCCTGCACGGTCGCGAGCTCTACTATCGCCAGGTGCGCGGCTACACGGTGCCGGTCGTCGAGCACGACGGGCTCACCTACGCGTTCACCGGTGACCTCGACCGTCAGACGATGATCCAGCTCGCGGCGTCCGCGCGCGTCCAGCACTGAGCGCGCCCGGGCGAGGCTGCGCGCGGGTCCCCAACCCGCGTGCCGCAGACCTGCTCGCTCGGGTGGTGTCGAGGGCTCGAAATCGGCGAAAAACGAAGGAAAAGCGGGGCGTTCACCCCATTTCCAACGTTGACACGTCGAAGCGCACCCCTCTATCCTCTCGGGCTCTACGCCCTCCGACGAGGGCGCCGGGTCCGAGGAGCTCATGGGCAAGCGCATCCTGTTCTTCGAGAGCGACGCCGATTTCGCGAACGAGGTGAGCGCGAGGCTCAGGCGACACGGGGCGAACGTCGAGATCACGGATGACGGCAACGCCGGCGTCGATCGCGCTTCGCAGGACCGCCCGGATCTGATCCTGCTGACGATCGAGCTCCCGCAGATGAACGGGTTCCTCGTCTGCAAGAAGCTCAAGAAGGCACCGGAGACCGCGTCGATCCCGGTGATCATCCTCTCGAGCGAGGCGACCGAGGAGATCTTCGAGCAGCACCGGAAGCTGCGCACGCGCGCCGAGGACTACCTCCGCAAGCCGATCTCGGTGGACGACCTCGTCGAGAAGGTCGGAGCGCTCGTCGCGCTCGATCCGCTCTCGCTCGAGGAGTCGGCGGCCGAGCCGATCGCGCTCGAGGCCGACGTCGAGGTCGCGCTCGAGGCCGAGGATCCCGAGCCGACCGACATGCTCTCGCGCAAGAACGTCGACGAAGAGATCGATGCCTTCGCGGACAACGCGTTCGACTCGCTGATGCTCGACGGCGGCGAGGAGGAGGCGACGACGGTCGGCGTGATCCCGCCCGGCCTGCTCGCGCCGGCAGCGCCGAAGAAGGCCGAGCCCGCGCCCGCCGCGCCGAAGCCGCCGGCCGGGCGCAGCACGCCCCCGCCCCGGCCCGCGTCGATCGCCGCGACGCCGCCGCGCGTCGCCGCCGCTGCGCTGCAGACGCCGAAGGCCGCGAGCGTCGCCCCGCCGCCGAAGGCTGCGAGCGTCGCCCCGCCGCCGCCCGCCGTCGACGAGAGCGCGCTGATCGAGCTGCGCGAGCGCATCGCGGCGCTCGAGACGCAGCGCACGGCACTGGAGAGCGAGCGCACTGCCCTCGAGACCGAGCGCACGACGCTGCGCGACGAGGTCGCGGACGCGAAGCGCAAGCTCGACGAGGCCGAGGAGCAGGCCTCGACGCTCCCGCGCAAGCAGGCGGAGATCGAGCGCCTGGAGCGCGAGGTCGCCGACCTCAAGAAGACGACCGCGCAGGCAGCGCGCGGAGGCGGCATCTCGAGCCGCGAGTTCCTCGATCTCCGCGAGGCGCTCAACAAGAAGGACAAGGAGATCCTCGACCTCAAGGATCAGGTCTCCGGGCGCGACAAGCAGCTGCTCGATCTGCGCGACAAGAACCTCGGCCTCGAGCGCGAGAAGGCGGACGCGAGCGACAGGCACCTCGAGCTCGAGCGCGAGATCGCCGACCACAAGGATCGCATCGAGGCGCTCTCGTCGGACAAGGACGCGGCGAACAAGCGCGCCGAGGACACGAAGGCCCGGCTCGAGCGCGCCGAGGCGAAGGCGAAGAAGATCGGCGACGAGCTCGACGCCGAGAAGAACGCGCGCGCGGCGGACGTCGCGCGGCTCGCGGAGGAGAACGCCGCGGCGATCGAGGCGATGCGCGAGGAGAACGCGAGCACCATCGCGGATCTCGAGCGTCGCTTCGAGGAGCAGTCGGCCGAGGCCGACGCGCGGCACGCGGTCGCGATGGACGACGCGCGGCGCGCCCACGAGGCCGCGACGACGAAGCTGCGCGAGGAGCACACGGGCGCGCTCGCGTCGACGCGCGCCGCGGCGGCGGTCGCGCAGGAGCAGGCGGCAGCGGACGCGGCGGCGGCGCAGGAGCAGGCGCTCGCAGCGGCAGCGGCGGCGCACGAGCAGGCGCTGGCCGCGCTGCGCGCCGAGCTCGATCAGCAGCGCGAGGACGCGCTGGCCGACGCCGCGCGCACCAAGGAAGCCGCGCTCGCGGATGCCGCGCGCAGCAAGGACGACGCGCTCGCCGGCGCCGCGCGCTCGAAGGACGAAGCGCTCGCCGAGGCGGCGCGTGCGAAGGACGCGGCGCTGGTCGCGCTGCGCGCCGAGCTCGAAGGCGCGCACCGCAAGGCGACCGACGACGCCGAGCGCAAGCACTCGGGCGAGCTCGCCGCGCTCGGTCGCAAGCTCGCAGAGGCCGAGTCGACCAACGCGGTGACGGTCGAGAAGCTCGAGCAGACGCAGAGTGATCTCGACGCGACGAAGGCGACGCTCGAGAGCACCCAGGGCGAGCTCGCGCAGACGAAGGCGACGCTCGCTTCGACGCGCAGCGATCTCGACGCGACGAAGGCGACGCTCGCGAGCACGCGCGGCGAGCTCGAGTCGACGAAGGGCGAGCTCGACACGACGCAGAGCGCGCTCGACGCGACGCGCGGCGAGCTCAGCGCGACGAAGGACGAGCTCGGCGAGACCAAGGGCGCGCTCGATGCGACGCGCGGAGAGCTGGCCCAGACGAGCGCCGCGCTCGAGGCGACGCGCAGCGAGCTCGCTGCCACGCAGGGCGAGCTCGAGGCGACGAAGGGCGAGCTCGCGAGCACCAAGAGCGAGCTCGCGAACACCAAGAGCGACCTCGCGAGCACCCGCAGCGAGCTCTCGACCACGAAGGGCGACCTCGGGACCACGCGCGGCGAGCTCTCCTCGACGAAGGCGGCGCTCGAAGCGACCGCGGCCGAGCTCGAGAGCACGAGCGCGGAGCTCGAGACGACCAAGAGCGTGCTCGAGACGACGCGCGGTGAGCTCGCGTCGACCGCGGGCGAGCTCGAGCGCACCCAGGGCGAGCTCGCGTCGACTCAGGGACAGCTCGCGTCGACGCAGGGACAGCTCGCGTCGACGAGGAACGACCTCGCTGCGCGCGTACGCGACCTCGACGACACGAAGGCCGCGCTCGCGAATGCGCGCGCGCGCATCGAGCAGCTCGAGTCGGTGTCCGCGGAGCAGGCGCGCCGCATCCAGTCGCTCGAGAGCAGCGAGCGCTCGCTGACCGGCAGCCTCGCCAAGGCACGCGGGAAGATCGACACGGACACCCAGCTGCTCGAGCGGGCGCGGCGCGCGCTCGCGATCAGCCTGAGCCTGCTCGAGGATCAGAAGGCGAACCGCCCCGAAGACGCGTGAGCGCGGACCTCGCGAGCGCGCTCGCGCACGCGGCGATCGCCGCCGTCGACCCGCGCGTGTGCACGCGCGACGTGCTCCGTCGTGAAGCGGCGCGCGGCCCGTGGACGCTCTTCGCGTTCGGCAAGGCCGCGCGGGGGATGACCGAGGCCGCGCTCGAAGAGCTCGAGGTCTCGCGCGGCGTCGTCATCGCGCTGGATGCGGCGCCGTTCGCGCATCCGGGGATCGTGGTGCGGCGCGGCGCGCATCCCGCGCCCGCCGCCGACGCAGCAGAGCACGGCGCGGAGATCGAGGCGCTCGCGCGCTCGCTCGGCGCCGGGGACCGCGCGCTGGTGCTGCTGTCGGGCGGCGGCTCGGCGATGTTGGAGCGACCGGTCGAGGGTGTGACCATCGACGAGATCGCGCGCGTCGCACGCGCATTGATGCACGCTGGCGCGGACATCGCGGAGCTGAACGCGGTGCGGCGCTGCCTCTCGCGACTCAAGGGCGGCGGGCTCGCGGAGGCGCTCTTCCCTGCCGAGGTGCTGGTCGTGGTGATCTCGGACGTCACGGCGGGGCCGACCTCGCTGGTCGCGTCGGGGCCTTGTGCGCGCCCCGCACCGTCTCCCGATCCCCGCGAGGTGATCGCGCGGCGTGGTGTCGAGGGCATGCTCTCACCCGCGGCGCGACGCGCGATCGCGACACGCGCCGACTCACGACCCGGCGACGACGTCTTCGCGAGGGTGCGCGAGGTGGTCGCCGCGGACGTGGGCACCGCGATCGACGGTGCGCGCGCCGAGGCCGAGCGACGGGGGCTCCGAGTGGGCATCGACGCGCAGCGGATCGCGGGTGAGGCGCGCGTCTCGGGGCCTCGCTTCGTGCGTGATGCGCGGGCGCAGTGCGCGCGCGACGAGCTCGACGTGTGGATCGCGGGCGGCGAGAGCACCGTGAGCGTGCGCGGTCGTGGCCGTGGAGGGCGCAACCAGGCGGCCGCGCTCGCCGTCGCGAACGAGGGCGCGCCGGACGGGACCTTCGTCGCGATCGCGACCGACGGAGTCGACGGATCGAGCGACGCCGCCGCGGTGTGGGTCGACGAAGACGTCGTCACGCGTGCCGCGATCCTCGGGCTCGACGGTCACGCTTTGCTCGACGACGACGACTCCCACGCGTTCTTCGAGGCCACGGGCGCGCGGCTCGTGACCGGACCGACGGGCACGAACGTCGCCGACGTCTGGATCTGGATCGATCACGCGCAGAGACGATTGCGGCGGAATGCCACGACCCGTTAGCCTCCGACCACGGATGCGCTCTTCCGCCGATGTCTCGCTCCAGCTGATGGCTCGCGCGGGGTGTGTTCGTGCCGGGACGGGGGCGGCAGTGCTGCTCGCCGCCCTCCTGGCGTTCGTGGGCAGCGCCGCGGCGCAGCCACGCACGACGGTCGTCGGCGACGCGCCGGACGCGCTCGCAGGCGTCTACCAGGTGCCGGTCGCGGTGCTGCGGCCCGAGCTCTCGGGGACGCTGGTCGGGGTCGGCGGGCTCGGGCTCTCGATCGACGAGCCCTGGGAGGACTCGACCCGCTACCGGCTCGTGGGCGCCCTCGCAGGCTCGTTCTCGCCGGTGCCGTGGCTCGGCATCGGTCTCCAGATCCAGGGCCGCTGGGACGACGTGACGCACGGGACCCAGTCCGACGGCGGGCTGCTCGGGTTCCCGATGCTGACGCTGCGGCTCGCGGCCGAGCCGATCGAGGGGCTCGGCATCGGGCTCGACGGCGCGGTCTGGATGTACGGCAGCGACGCGCCCTCGCTGGCGCCCGAGTCGACCTCGGTGCGCGGGCGCGCGGTGGGCTCGTACCGCGCGCGGCTCGGCGAGGACATGCACCTGACCGTCACCGCGGCGGTCGGCGGGCTCCTCGACAACTCGCGCGCCGCGACGCCGCGCAGCGTGAGCGATCGGCTCTCCGACGAGGATCGACTGAGCCTCGGGGTCAGTGACTTCCACGCCGTGCTCGCCGGGGTCGGCGGGATCCTGCGCGTCGGGATCGTCGAGGCGCTCGCGGAGCTCTCGTGGCGCATCCTCGTCGGCGATGGCGCGCCGAGCGTCGGTGGCTCGCCGCTGCACCTCGTCCTCGGGGCGCGCGTGCGCGCGTTCGAGGAGCTGCTCGAGCTCGGTCTCTACGCGGACGTGCTCGCGAGCGAGGTGCAGCCTTCGTTCATCGCGAGCGGTGGTCCGGCGGCGCCGATCGATCCGCGCTTCACGAT is a window encoding:
- a CDS encoding carboxypeptidase-like regulatory domain-containing protein — protein: MLLAALLAFVGSAAAQPRTTVVGDAPDALAGVYQVPVAVLRPELSGTLVGVGGLGLSIDEPWEDSTRYRLVGALAGSFSPVPWLGIGLQIQGRWDDVTHGTQSDGGLLGFPMLTLRLAAEPIEGLGIGLDGAVWMYGSDAPSLAPESTSVRGRAVGSYRARLGEDMHLTVTAAVGGLLDNSRAATPRSVSDRLSDEDRLSLGVSDFHAVLAGVGGILRVGIVEALAELSWRILVGDGAPSVGGSPLHLVLGARVRAFEELLELGLYADVLASEVQPSFIASGGPAAPIDPRFTITLTAGLRFGVGPSAGDGGAGGGEEDGEQGGRDEGLRPTGALTGRVVDESGAPVAGATIEVHPADGTAPLTTTSDADGRWTVEGVPAGSARVVVRRDGRDPFETTVEVVAGSAPIEVATRMTVTLPPGEIRGTIQGSDGRPLAGASIRIQPLGIELSTDADGAFEAAVPPGRYDVEVRAPGHRAQTRHVEVVERGVVLLNAQLLRQR